The proteins below come from a single Mesobacillus jeotgali genomic window:
- a CDS encoding M42 family metallopeptidase: protein MAKLDETLTMLKDLTDAKGIPGNEREPREVMKKYITPFADEVTTDGLGSLVAKKVGNENGPKIMVAGHLDEVGFMVTSIDDKGFIRFQTVGGWWSQVMLAQRVTIVTRKGEITGVIGSKPPHILPAEARKKPVDIKDMFIDIGASSRDEAKEWGVTPGDMVVPYFEFTVMNNEKMLLAKAWDNRIGCAIAIDVLKGLKDAKHPNVVYGVGTVQEEVGLRGAKTSAQMIQPDIAFGVDVGIAGDTPGVTEKEALSKMGDGPQIIIYDASMVSHKGLRDFVTDLADELNIPYQFDAVAGGGTDSGAIHLTHRGVPALSITIATRYIHSHAAMLHRDDYENAVKLIVEVIKRLDKETVEKITFE from the coding sequence ATGGCGAAATTAGATGAAACATTAACAATGCTGAAAGATTTAACCGATGCCAAAGGCATTCCCGGCAATGAGCGTGAGCCTAGAGAAGTAATGAAGAAATACATAACTCCATTTGCTGATGAAGTAACAACAGACGGTCTTGGCAGTCTGGTTGCAAAGAAAGTCGGCAATGAAAATGGACCAAAAATTATGGTTGCTGGCCACCTGGACGAAGTTGGCTTCATGGTAACAAGCATCGATGACAAAGGATTCATCCGCTTCCAGACAGTCGGAGGCTGGTGGAGCCAGGTCATGCTTGCGCAACGAGTGACCATCGTTACCCGCAAAGGTGAAATCACTGGGGTCATTGGTTCTAAACCGCCTCACATCCTTCCTGCAGAAGCACGCAAAAAGCCAGTTGATATCAAGGATATGTTCATCGATATCGGTGCTTCAAGCCGTGACGAAGCAAAGGAATGGGGAGTTACTCCTGGCGACATGGTCGTACCTTACTTCGAATTCACTGTCATGAACAATGAAAAGATGCTTCTTGCAAAAGCTTGGGATAACCGCATTGGCTGTGCAATCGCGATCGATGTCCTGAAGGGGCTTAAAGATGCAAAGCATCCAAACGTTGTATATGGCGTTGGAACTGTTCAGGAAGAAGTAGGCCTTCGCGGTGCGAAAACTTCTGCACAAATGATTCAGCCTGACATCGCTTTCGGCGTTGATGTAGGAATCGCCGGTGATACTCCTGGCGTAACCGAAAAAGAAGCGCTCAGCAAAATGGGTGACGGGCCACAGATCATCATTTATGATGCATCAATGGTGTCACACAAGGGTCTTCGTGACTTTGTAACAGACCTGGCTGATGAACTGAATATTCCATATCAGTTCGATGCAGTAGCAGGCGGAGGAACTGACTCTGGTGCTATCCACCTGACACATCGCGGTGTACCGGCGTTGTCCATCACAATTGCGACACGTTACATCCACTCACATGCAGCGATGCTTCACCGTGACGACTACGAAAACGCTGTAAAGCTGATCGTTGAAGTCATCAAGCGTCTTGATAAAGAAACAGTTGAAAAAATAACTTTTGAATAA
- a CDS encoding CvpA family protein yields MLDLAVLAILLIGFIVGLKRGFILQTIHLAGFIAAFIVAYIYYDQLAPKLTLWIPYPNLGSNTTLNLLFENANLEDAYYRAIAFAAIFFAVKILLQIIGSMLDFVAHLPILKQLNVWAGGFLGFVEVYLLLFIVLYIAALLPIQAVQGPLNDSILAENIIKNTPVFSQQIKQLWIEHMAA; encoded by the coding sequence ATGCTTGATCTTGCTGTATTAGCTATTTTGCTTATTGGCTTCATCGTAGGATTGAAGAGGGGGTTCATCCTGCAGACCATCCATTTGGCTGGATTTATCGCAGCCTTTATCGTTGCGTACATATACTATGACCAGCTTGCGCCAAAGCTGACTCTGTGGATTCCATATCCGAATCTTGGCAGCAATACAACATTGAACCTGCTATTTGAGAATGCCAATTTAGAAGATGCATATTACCGGGCAATTGCTTTTGCAGCCATTTTCTTTGCCGTGAAAATTCTGCTCCAGATCATCGGTTCGATGCTTGATTTTGTCGCCCACCTTCCAATTCTCAAGCAATTGAACGTCTGGGCCGGAGGGTTCCTCGGCTTTGTCGAAGTTTACCTGCTTTTGTTTATCGTTCTATACATCGCTGCTTTATTGCCGATCCAGGCTGTTCAGGGACCTCTGAACGATTCAATTCTAGCCGAAAATATCATAAAAAATACCCCAGTATTTTCCCAGCAAATTAAACAACTTTGGATCGAACATATGGCTGCATAA
- a CDS encoding TrmH family RNA methyltransferase, translating into MKYIQSDKNPQVKQWKKLLTRKERDKTRMFLVEGFHLVEEALTKKEDVEEIILSEKTELPPGLDYGSIPVTVVTDEISRQLADTETTQGIFAVCRQPKQTLTKGKSYLLIDSVQDPGNLGTMIRTADAAGVDAVVVGKGSVDMYNPKVLRSAQGSHFHLPVLSGDLSEWTTKLQAEDIPVYGTALENGVVFTEVDNKETFALLVGNEGSGVKKELLHKTTQNLYIPIYGKSESLNVAVAAGILLYYLKTAK; encoded by the coding sequence TTGAAGTACATTCAATCTGATAAAAATCCGCAAGTTAAACAGTGGAAAAAATTGCTGACGCGTAAGGAACGCGACAAGACCCGCATGTTCCTTGTCGAGGGCTTCCATTTAGTTGAAGAAGCACTCACAAAAAAAGAAGATGTAGAAGAAATTATTTTAAGCGAAAAAACGGAGCTGCCGCCTGGTCTTGATTACGGTTCCATTCCTGTTACGGTTGTGACGGATGAAATCAGCAGGCAGCTTGCTGATACGGAAACGACTCAGGGGATATTTGCAGTATGCCGGCAGCCGAAGCAGACGCTGACAAAAGGAAAAAGCTATTTGCTGATCGATTCTGTCCAGGACCCGGGCAACCTGGGTACGATGATCAGGACAGCCGATGCAGCCGGGGTTGATGCAGTCGTTGTCGGAAAAGGCAGTGTCGATATGTATAATCCGAAAGTGCTCCGTTCTGCCCAGGGAAGCCATTTCCATTTGCCAGTGTTAAGTGGCGACCTGTCCGAGTGGACCACTAAACTACAAGCTGAGGACATACCGGTTTATGGAACTGCTCTTGAGAATGGAGTTGTTTTTACGGAAGTGGACAATAAGGAAACCTTCGCCTTGCTCGTTGGAAATGAAGGAAGCGGTGTAAAGAAAGAACTGCTGCACAAAACAACGCAAAATCTTTATATCCCAATCTACGGTAAAAGTGAGTCACTGAATGTCGCTGTGGCTGCAGGTATTCTGCTATATTATTTAAAAACAGCAAAATAG
- a CDS encoding sigma-w pathway protein ysdB: MILLLRIVILLLFIFLIYSAVKYLFHPKRKLELAHEQKRFFLLDDSDNVRKNFLLTYKGVLFEGEKYLGTTPSAFEVVSIFIWPKKTSALKGLVMEDFQFIERKILESYPVAKIDWKSPIKEFMANHDQDGEL, translated from the coding sequence ATGATCCTGCTTTTACGTATTGTTATCTTGCTTTTATTTATTTTTCTAATATACAGCGCTGTGAAATATTTATTCCATCCGAAAAGAAAGCTGGAGCTTGCTCATGAGCAGAAGCGTTTCTTTTTGCTGGATGATTCAGACAATGTCCGGAAGAATTTCTTATTAACATATAAGGGTGTTTTATTTGAAGGGGAAAAGTATTTAGGCACAACTCCATCTGCTTTTGAAGTTGTTTCCATTTTCATCTGGCCTAAAAAGACGTCTGCGTTGAAGGGGCTCGTCATGGAAGATTTCCAATTCATTGAACGGAAAATCCTCGAGAGCTATCCAGTGGCTAAAATCGACTGGAAAAGCCCGATTAAGGAGTTCATGGCGAATCATGACCAGGATGGGGAATTATAG
- a CDS encoding dUTP diphosphatase has protein sequence MNTITLFEMQKALDHHIESQHKLEAEDLFDRKVLALLVEIGELANETRCFKFWSVKPPSQTEIILEEFVDGVHFILSLGIECGYDDLETIPQSQSDELDTTKQFLSIYEFVQKFRNSRRKEDYVQLFQSYLKLAQLLGLNEEQIEQAYIKKNEVNYDRQRQGY, from the coding sequence ATGAATACAATCACCCTATTTGAAATGCAAAAAGCACTGGATCATCATATTGAATCACAGCATAAATTAGAGGCAGAAGATTTATTTGACAGGAAGGTTCTGGCGCTGCTTGTTGAAATCGGCGAGCTTGCGAATGAGACGAGATGCTTCAAGTTTTGGAGTGTAAAGCCGCCCTCCCAAACAGAAATCATCCTTGAGGAATTTGTGGATGGAGTTCATTTTATCCTGTCTCTGGGTATTGAGTGTGGTTATGATGATCTCGAGACAATCCCGCAAAGCCAATCGGATGAACTGGACACTACCAAGCAGTTCCTCTCGATTTATGAGTTCGTACAAAAATTCAGGAACAGCCGCAGGAAAGAAGATTACGTACAATTATTTCAGAGCTATCTGAAGCTTGCCCAGCTGCTAGGCTTGAATGAAGAACAAATTGAACAGGCATATATTAAGAAAAATGAAGTAAATTATGATAGGCAGCGACAAGGCTATTAG
- the pheT gene encoding phenylalanine--tRNA ligase subunit beta: MLVSYKWLQEYIDLEGVSAEELAEKITKSGIEVEGVEKLNEGLKGVVVGHVLECEKHPNAEKLNKTLVDLGNGETVQIICGAPNVGKGQKVAVATVGAVLPGNFKIKKAKLRGEESHGMICSLQELGIEGKLAPKEYAEGIYNFTPDTEIGQDALEVLNRDDEILELGLTPNRADAMSMLGVAYEVGAILGKDVKLPNPQPETSSEQASDYINVTVEAKEDNPLYVAKVIKNVKVGPSPVWLQTRLMAAGIRPHNNVVDITNFILLEYGQPLHAFDYDKLGSKEILVRRAKDGEVIETLDDAKRTLTPDHLVITNGTEPVALAGVMGGANSEVGSDTTTVLLESAYFTGGAIRKASKDHGLRSEASSRYEKGVDPERVRPAAERAAELMIELAGGELLGGVVEADSLDVKPVVVSTTLGKINKVLGTDLEMKQVEDIFARLKFETSVDNDTITVTVPTRRGDITIEEDLVEEVGRLYGYDNLPTTLPEGESTPGHLSEYQKKRRVVRRYVEGAGLYQAVTYSLTSAEKATQYALDKREPVELAMPMSEDRSLLRLSIVPQLLEVLKYNNARQIDSIAVYETGAVFLKNNNEELPEEREHLAAAITGLWESHPWQGEKKPVDFFVLKGIVEGLSAKLGLESQLGFQKAQLDGLHPGRTAEILLNGNVIGFIGQVHPTMQKSLDLKETYVFELSLKALLEAETEPLQYTAIPRFPSITRDIALVVEKATAAGDLEEIITEAGGALLKEVHVFDLYEGEKMEEGKKSLAFSLKYFDPEKTLTDEDIAKAHNKVLTALEEKAGAVLRG, translated from the coding sequence ATGTTGGTATCATATAAATGGCTGCAAGAATATATCGATTTGGAAGGCGTTTCTGCTGAAGAGCTTGCCGAAAAAATCACCAAGAGCGGCATCGAGGTAGAAGGCGTAGAAAAATTAAATGAAGGCTTGAAGGGCGTAGTTGTCGGCCATGTCCTTGAATGTGAAAAGCATCCGAATGCAGAGAAGCTAAACAAAACACTCGTTGACCTTGGAAACGGTGAGACAGTCCAGATCATCTGCGGTGCGCCTAATGTCGGCAAAGGACAGAAGGTTGCCGTTGCAACAGTGGGTGCTGTTCTTCCTGGCAACTTCAAAATTAAAAAAGCAAAGCTTCGCGGAGAAGAATCCCACGGGATGATTTGCTCACTTCAGGAACTTGGCATTGAAGGCAAGCTGGCACCGAAGGAGTATGCTGAGGGAATCTACAATTTCACTCCTGACACGGAAATCGGCCAGGACGCGCTGGAAGTCCTTAACAGGGATGACGAAATCCTTGAGCTTGGCTTGACCCCAAACCGTGCTGATGCAATGAGCATGCTTGGTGTCGCATATGAAGTCGGAGCGATTCTAGGTAAGGATGTTAAACTTCCGAATCCACAGCCTGAGACTTCATCAGAGCAGGCAAGCGACTATATTAACGTAACAGTTGAGGCGAAAGAAGATAATCCCCTATATGTTGCGAAAGTGATCAAGAATGTAAAAGTTGGCCCATCACCAGTTTGGCTTCAAACAAGGCTGATGGCTGCAGGCATCCGTCCGCACAATAACGTAGTTGATATCACGAACTTTATCTTATTGGAGTATGGCCAGCCTCTTCACGCATTCGATTACGATAAATTGGGATCAAAAGAAATCCTTGTCCGCCGCGCGAAAGATGGGGAAGTGATTGAAACGCTTGATGATGCGAAGCGCACATTGACTCCTGATCACCTTGTCATCACTAACGGAACAGAGCCGGTTGCGCTTGCAGGCGTAATGGGCGGAGCAAATTCCGAAGTTGGCAGCGATACTACAACTGTCCTGCTTGAGTCCGCTTATTTTACAGGCGGTGCCATCCGAAAGGCTTCAAAGGACCATGGTTTGCGAAGCGAAGCAAGCTCACGCTATGAAAAAGGCGTGGATCCTGAAAGAGTGCGCCCTGCTGCAGAACGTGCGGCGGAATTGATGATCGAGCTTGCCGGAGGGGAACTTCTTGGCGGCGTAGTGGAAGCTGATTCACTCGATGTGAAGCCGGTTGTTGTTTCAACCACTCTTGGAAAAATCAATAAAGTATTGGGAACAGACCTTGAAATGAAGCAGGTTGAGGACATTTTTGCCCGCCTGAAGTTCGAAACATCTGTCGATAATGACACGATTACAGTTACAGTTCCTACTCGCCGCGGAGACATCACAATTGAAGAGGATTTAGTCGAAGAAGTTGGCCGTCTGTATGGCTATGACAACCTCCCAACTACCCTTCCTGAAGGTGAATCAACACCAGGACACTTATCGGAGTACCAGAAAAAGCGCCGTGTTGTCCGCCGCTACGTGGAAGGCGCGGGACTTTACCAGGCAGTGACGTACTCCCTGACAAGTGCCGAGAAAGCAACACAATACGCTTTGGATAAGCGCGAGCCTGTTGAACTGGCAATGCCGATGAGTGAAGACCGCAGCCTGTTGCGCTTAAGCATCGTGCCACAGCTGCTTGAAGTATTGAAATACAATAATGCCCGCCAGATAGACAGTATCGCTGTTTATGAAACGGGAGCAGTCTTCCTGAAAAACAATAATGAAGAGCTTCCAGAGGAGCGCGAACATCTTGCTGCAGCCATTACAGGTCTGTGGGAAAGCCATCCATGGCAAGGTGAAAAGAAGCCTGTAGATTTCTTTGTATTAAAAGGAATTGTAGAAGGCCTGTCTGCCAAGCTTGGCCTTGAAAGCCAGCTTGGATTCCAAAAGGCTCAGCTGGATGGACTGCACCCTGGACGCACTGCTGAAATTTTGCTGAATGGCAATGTCATCGGCTTCATCGGCCAGGTTCATCCAACCATGCAAAAATCACTCGACCTGAAGGAAACTTATGTGTTCGAGTTATCACTAAAAGCATTATTGGAAGCAGAAACTGAACCGCTGCAGTACACAGCAATCCCACGCTTCCCGTCCATCACAAGGGATATAGCTCTTGTTGTGGAAAAAGCAACTGCTGCCGGGGACCTTGAGGAAATCATCACTGAAGCAGGCGGAGCACTTTTAAAAGAAGTACATGTTTTCGATCTTTACGAAGGTGAAAAAATGGAAGAAGGCAAGAAGTCACTTGCATTCTCATTGAAATATTTCGATCCAGAAAAAACATTGACAGACGAGGACATTGCAAAAGCACATAATAAAGTCCTTACAGCTCTTGAAGAAAAAGCTGGAGCAGTTTTAAGAGGATAA
- the sspI gene encoding small acid-soluble spore protein SspI, whose translation MNLNLRNAVISNVAGNSQDELKDTIVDAIQNGEEKMLPGLGVLFEVIWQNASEEEKQEMLNALEDGLKGKQ comes from the coding sequence ATGAACTTAAACCTTAGGAATGCTGTCATTTCAAATGTAGCAGGAAATTCACAGGACGAGCTTAAAGATACGATCGTCGACGCAATCCAGAACGGCGAGGAAAAAATGCTTCCAGGGCTAGGGGTTTTGTTTGAAGTAATCTGGCAAAACGCCTCAGAGGAAGAAAAGCAGGAGATGCTGAACGCTTTGGAAGATGGATTGAAAGGAAAGCAATAA
- the polX gene encoding DNA polymerase/3'-5' exonuclease PolX encodes MSVNKKDIVQLLETIAIYMELKGENPFKVSAFRKAAAALEGDERSMSEMGELTELKGIGKGTAGVIQEFMDTGQSTELKELQEEVPSGLIPLLQLPGMGGKKIAKLYKELGVESIHDLEEAAKAGKIRDLAGFGKKSEEKILAAIENFGTRPDRLPLAYMLPVAELIESYLQKIEDIEQFSKAGSLRRMRETIKDLDFIIATKKPLAVKDELVKLPKIKEIIAAGDTKVSVTLGLDYDVNVDFRLVDPEEFVTALHHFTGSKDHNVRMRQLAKEKGEKISEYGVENVETGENTTFKSEEEFYQYFGLPFIPPELREDGSEVELYKEDLKLITLEAIKGDLHMHSTWSDGGHSIEEMAKDCIARGYKYMAITDHSQYLKVANGLTPERLKKQIEEVKELNKKFDDFTILTGIEMDILPDGSLDFEDDLLADLDLVIASIHSSFSQPTEKIMNRLKTALVNAHVDIIAHPTGRLIGRREGYSVDIDMLIQLAKETNTALELNANPNRLDLAYEHLRKAQEEGVKLVINTDAHKVDTLEHMQIGVTAARKGWIKESSVLNALDLNGLLEFLHGRNK; translated from the coding sequence ATGTCTGTGAATAAAAAAGATATCGTACAATTACTTGAAACGATCGCTATATATATGGAATTAAAAGGTGAAAATCCATTCAAGGTTTCCGCATTCCGTAAAGCCGCGGCTGCTCTTGAGGGGGATGAGCGCAGCATGTCCGAGATGGGTGAGCTCACTGAACTCAAAGGAATAGGAAAGGGCACTGCTGGTGTGATCCAGGAATTTATGGATACAGGACAGTCAACAGAACTGAAGGAATTGCAGGAAGAAGTGCCAAGCGGGCTGATTCCGCTCCTGCAGCTGCCGGGAATGGGCGGGAAGAAGATTGCCAAGTTATATAAGGAGCTTGGTGTGGAAAGTATCCATGACCTTGAAGAAGCTGCGAAGGCAGGAAAAATCCGTGACCTAGCAGGATTTGGCAAGAAATCGGAAGAAAAAATTCTTGCTGCGATCGAGAACTTTGGCACAAGGCCAGATCGCTTGCCGCTTGCTTATATGCTTCCAGTTGCGGAATTAATTGAGTCATATCTTCAAAAAATAGAGGATATCGAACAATTCTCAAAAGCTGGCAGCCTGCGGAGGATGAGAGAGACGATCAAGGATCTGGACTTTATCATTGCTACAAAAAAGCCCTTGGCTGTGAAGGACGAACTGGTCAAGCTGCCAAAAATCAAAGAAATTATCGCTGCTGGCGATACGAAGGTATCGGTCACACTTGGTCTGGATTATGATGTAAACGTCGACTTTCGCCTTGTTGATCCGGAAGAATTTGTTACTGCGCTCCATCACTTCACTGGTTCAAAAGACCACAATGTGAGAATGAGGCAGCTTGCGAAGGAAAAAGGAGAAAAGATCAGCGAATATGGTGTAGAAAATGTAGAAACAGGTGAAAACACCACTTTCAAATCGGAAGAGGAATTTTACCAGTATTTCGGTCTTCCTTTCATCCCGCCTGAGTTAAGGGAAGACGGCTCGGAGGTCGAGCTATATAAAGAAGATTTGAAACTTATAACCCTGGAGGCCATTAAAGGTGATCTTCATATGCATTCAACGTGGAGCGATGGCGGCCATTCCATCGAGGAAATGGCAAAGGATTGTATCGCAAGAGGCTATAAATACATGGCGATCACCGACCATTCCCAGTATTTGAAGGTAGCGAACGGCCTGACGCCGGAACGCCTCAAAAAGCAAATTGAAGAAGTGAAAGAACTGAACAAAAAGTTCGATGACTTCACAATTTTAACGGGTATTGAAATGGATATTTTACCGGATGGTTCATTGGATTTTGAAGATGATTTGCTTGCAGACCTCGACTTGGTCATTGCATCGATTCACTCTTCTTTTTCCCAGCCAACCGAAAAAATCATGAATCGTTTGAAGACTGCTCTAGTAAATGCCCATGTGGATATCATCGCCCATCCGACTGGAAGGCTGATCGGACGTCGTGAAGGATATTCAGTTGATATCGACATGCTGATTCAGCTGGCAAAAGAAACAAATACAGCACTTGAATTGAATGCCAACCCGAACAGACTTGACCTTGCATACGAACACCTCAGGAAAGCTCAGGAAGAAGGAGTCAAGCTTGTCATTAATACAGATGCACATAAAGTGGATACGCTAGAGCATATGCAGATAGGCGTAACAGCCGCAAGGAAAGGCTGGATCAAGGAATCATCCGTCCTGAATGCATTGGATTTGAACGGATTGCTAGAATTCCTGCACGGCCGTAATAAAT
- the rnhC gene encoding ribonuclease HIII encodes MGNSVLQKNPEEINKMKEYYRKFLIDKLPPGSVFAAKTPSCAITAYKSGKVLFQGKDGEAEAARWGTAMAPSAKKAAAPVPGSHLPKNISEMSIIGSDEVGTGDFFGPITVVAAYVRRQDIPVLKELGVQDSKNLKDDKIIEIARQLVTFLPHSLLTLHNEKYNQMQMKGMSQGKMKALLHNQAINHVLEKIAPEKPEAILIDEFAKEPIYFAHLKGQRKIIRENVLFSTKAEGIHLGVAAASMIARYAFVRHFENLSKRAGFTIPKGAGAAVDKAAARLILDKGVDVLPEFVKLHFANTEKAKKIARI; translated from the coding sequence ATGGGAAATAGTGTCCTTCAGAAAAATCCGGAAGAAATCAATAAGATGAAAGAGTATTATCGTAAATTTCTAATTGATAAGCTTCCCCCCGGCAGCGTTTTTGCAGCCAAAACTCCTTCCTGTGCCATCACTGCCTATAAATCAGGAAAAGTACTGTTCCAGGGAAAAGATGGCGAGGCCGAGGCAGCAAGGTGGGGGACAGCAATGGCGCCTTCTGCTAAAAAAGCAGCCGCACCAGTTCCAGGATCGCATTTACCCAAGAATATAAGCGAAATGTCCATCATTGGTTCGGACGAGGTTGGCACGGGCGACTTCTTCGGCCCAATCACTGTTGTTGCTGCCTATGTCAGGCGGCAAGATATACCCGTATTAAAGGAACTAGGAGTCCAGGATTCAAAAAACCTCAAGGATGATAAAATCATCGAGATCGCCAGGCAGCTTGTAACCTTTTTGCCCCACAGCCTGCTGACACTGCACAATGAAAAGTACAACCAGATGCAGATGAAAGGTATGTCGCAGGGAAAGATGAAAGCCTTGCTGCACAATCAGGCGATCAATCATGTTCTTGAAAAAATTGCCCCTGAAAAACCTGAAGCGATTCTAATTGATGAATTCGCAAAAGAACCCATTTACTTCGCCCATTTGAAGGGCCAGCGGAAGATCATCCGGGAGAACGTCCTGTTCAGCACAAAAGCAGAAGGAATTCATCTCGGTGTGGCAGCAGCTTCGATGATTGCCCGCTACGCGTTTGTCCGTCACTTTGAGAACCTGAGCAAACGAGCAGGATTCACGATTCCGAAAGGTGCCGGCGCAGCCGTGGATAAAGCAGCGGCCAGGCTGATCCTTGATAAAGGTGTCGATGTATTGCCAGAATTCGTTAAACTTCATTTCGCCAATACTGAAAAAGCGAAGAAGATTGCGAGGATTTAG
- a CDS encoding TVP38/TMEM64 family protein, which yields MDDAWSMLLIIVESGGWYAPVVFILFHVFRQFVFIPPAVVCIAGGLIFGVVPGIVYSLLGLSGASILFYFLMRQIPEMLNKLSRLKKRLVGRFRDLTVAQVALLRLVPVIHYQLLSFCLYERKSKFKDFMFASFLGNIPFVIFYTIFGEYVGEFDSATGLILMILFLVLAYMLREKITFIKWREFFDTRT from the coding sequence ATGGATGATGCGTGGTCAATGCTGCTGATAATTGTGGAATCTGGAGGCTGGTATGCACCGGTTGTATTCATCTTGTTTCATGTTTTCCGCCAATTTGTTTTCATACCTCCTGCGGTTGTCTGCATCGCTGGAGGATTAATCTTTGGGGTCGTACCTGGAATTGTATATTCGCTGCTCGGTTTGTCGGGAGCAAGTATATTATTCTACTTTTTAATGAGACAGATTCCAGAGATGTTGAACAAATTGAGCAGGCTGAAAAAAAGGCTGGTTGGGCGCTTCAGGGATCTAACCGTCGCCCAGGTTGCGCTGTTGAGGCTTGTGCCGGTGATACATTACCAGTTGCTTAGCTTTTGCCTTTACGAGCGGAAAAGTAAATTTAAAGACTTTATGTTTGCTTCATTTCTCGGGAATATTCCATTCGTCATCTTTTATACGATATTCGGGGAGTATGTCGGAGAGTTTGACTCAGCCACAGGCCTTATTTTGATGATTTTATTTTTGGTGTTAGCCTATATGTTACGGGAGAAAATTACGTTCATTAAATGGCGGGAATTTTTTGATACGAGAACATAG
- the pheS gene encoding phenylalanine--tRNA ligase subunit alpha: MQDRLKELQAEALEKVAAAADLKELNDIRVSYLGKKGPITEVLKGMGKLSAEERPKMGALANEVRDAISGQIEVKQKELEEAAVQKQLAAEEIDVTLPGRPVKTGSHHPLTSIIEEIEDLFIGMGYTVEEGPEVEKDYYNFEALNLPKGHPARDMQDSFYITEETLMRTHTSPVQARTMEKHQGKGPVKIICPGKVYRRDNDDATHSHQFMQIEGLVVDENVRMSDLKGTLEVFAKKMFGEDREIRLRPSFFPFTEPSVEMDISCKICGGSGCSVCKGTGWIEILGAGMVHPNVLEMAGYDSKKYTGFAFGMGPERITMLKYGVDDIRHFYTNDVRFLKQFSVEE, encoded by the coding sequence ATGCAGGATCGTTTAAAAGAACTGCAGGCTGAGGCTCTTGAAAAAGTCGCCGCAGCAGCCGACCTTAAAGAATTAAATGATATTCGCGTTTCCTATCTTGGAAAAAAGGGTCCAATCACAGAAGTGCTAAAAGGAATGGGCAAGTTATCGGCTGAAGAAAGACCGAAAATGGGTGCCCTGGCAAATGAAGTCCGCGATGCGATTTCCGGCCAGATCGAAGTGAAGCAAAAGGAACTCGAGGAGGCAGCCGTCCAAAAGCAATTGGCTGCTGAAGAAATTGATGTAACACTTCCTGGTAGACCTGTAAAGACCGGCAGCCATCATCCGCTTACAAGCATCATCGAGGAAATTGAAGATCTTTTCATTGGTATGGGTTACACAGTAGAAGAAGGTCCGGAAGTTGAAAAAGATTACTATAACTTTGAAGCATTGAACCTTCCGAAGGGGCATCCAGCGCGTGATATGCAGGATTCCTTCTACATCACAGAAGAAACATTGATGCGCACACACACCTCCCCTGTCCAGGCAAGGACGATGGAAAAACACCAGGGCAAGGGTCCGGTTAAAATCATCTGCCCGGGCAAGGTATATCGCCGTGACAACGATGATGCGACACACTCCCACCAGTTCATGCAGATTGAAGGGCTTGTCGTCGATGAAAATGTTAGAATGAGCGACCTGAAGGGAACGCTTGAAGTTTTTGCAAAGAAAATGTTCGGCGAAGACCGTGAAATCCGTCTGCGCCCAAGCTTCTTCCCTTTCACTGAGCCATCTGTCGAAATGGATATTTCCTGTAAAATTTGCGGCGGATCAGGCTGCAGCGTATGTAAGGGAACTGGCTGGATTGAGATTCTAGGAGCAGGGATGGTCCATCCGAATGTTCTTGAAATGGCTGGATACGATTCAAAGAAATACACCGGATTTGCATTCGGAATGGGACCTGAGCGTATCACGATGCTCAAATATGGAGTCGACGACATCCGTCATTTCTATACTAACGATGTCCGTTTCTTGAAGCAATTTTCAGTTGAAGAATAA
- the zapA gene encoding cell division protein ZapA, with translation MSDTKKNRSTVDIYGQQYTIVGSESTSHIRLIASMVDDKMREIGSANPSLDTSKLAVLTAVNAVNDYIKMKDRVESLEAEIKRLKD, from the coding sequence TTGTCAGACACAAAAAAAAATCGGTCGACTGTCGATATATACGGACAGCAATACACAATAGTCGGCTCAGAAAGCACCAGCCATATCCGGCTCATTGCCTCGATGGTAGACGATAAAATGCGAGAAATCGGTTCAGCGAATCCTTCACTTGATACTAGTAAATTAGCTGTGTTGACGGCTGTGAATGCCGTTAATGATTACATAAAAATGAAAGATCGTGTAGAATCGCTCGAAGCGGAAATTAAAAGGTTAAAGGACTGA